The following coding sequences lie in one Polyodon spathula isolate WHYD16114869_AA chromosome 15, ASM1765450v1, whole genome shotgun sequence genomic window:
- the LOC121327951 gene encoding syntaxin-19-like — protein MRDRLLELQQRVKEAELSKEENSHVDPSSQGEEVVIMQQAIIFEKEPIVESILNDVQRIQDEINELEEDITKFSQQQKTLVSSMRRFSVIKKENNITRDIKIRAEHIHKRLEAMSKDVKQTGADNGLTSTVTRIQHTQHAMLFKQFQKVMSQYNGTLVGKQEKCKQFIIRQLEVAGKEVGEEEVDEMMVQGKWEVFNENIINEVKITKSQLSEIEQRHKELMNLESQMRDLRELFLEIYMQVELHGDQVNNIEANVSHTQDYIQQSNEKFKLAVRYKKKHPCKVMCCCCFPCCK, from the coding sequence atgagagACCGTCTGCTGGAATTACAACAACGTGTAAAGGAGGCTGAACTCTCCAAAGAGGAAAATAGCCATGTTGACCCTTCAAGTCAAGGGGAAGAGGTGGTCATCATGCAACAAGCCATCATTTTTGAAAAGGAGCCCATTGTGGAGTCCATCCTGAATGACGTGCAGCGGATCCAGGATGAAATCAATGAACTGGAAGAAGACATCACGAAGTTTAGCCAGCAGCAGAAGACCCTGGTGTCCTCCATGCGTCGCTTTAGCGTTATCAAAAAGGAGAACAACATTACCAGGGACATCAAGATCCGAGCCGAGCACATTCACAAGAGACTGGAGGCCATGTCTAAAGACGTCAAGCAGACCGGGGCAGACAACGGGCTGACCTCTACAGTCACTAGAATCCAGCACACCCAGCATGCCATGCTCTTCAAGCAGTTCCAGAAGGTCATGTCCCAGTACAACGGCACTCTGGTGGGCAAGCAGGAGAAGTGCAAGCAGTTCATCATCCGGCAATTGGAGGTGGCAGGGAAGGAGgtgggggaggaggaggtggatgAGATGATGGTGCAAGGCAAGTGGGAAGTGTTCAATGAGAACATCATTAACGAAGTAAAAATCACCAAGTCACAGCTCTCTGAGATCGAGCAGCGCCACAAGGAGTTGATGAACTTGGAGAGCCAGATGAGGGACCTGCGGGAACTATTTCTTGAGATCTACATGCAGGTTGAGCTGCACGGAGACCAGGTGAACAACATCGAAGCCAACGTGAGCCACACTCAGGATTACATTCAGCAGTCGAATGAGAAGTTCAAGCTGGCGGTGAGGTACAAGAAAAAGCACCCTTGTAAGGTGAtgtgctgctgttgttttccttGCTGTAAATGA